Proteins co-encoded in one Juglans regia cultivar Chandler chromosome 16, Walnut 2.0, whole genome shotgun sequence genomic window:
- the LOC109000899 gene encoding silicon efflux transporter LSI2-like isoform X2, translated as MALATSVNVVLGSLAFAIFWVLAVFPAVPFLPIGRTAGSLLGAMLMVIFRIITPNQAYAAIDLPIIGLLFGTMLVSVYLERADMFKYLGKLLSWKSKGAKDLVFRICLISAISSALFTNDTSCVVLTEFVLKIARQHNLPPLPFLLALASSANIGSSATPIGNPQNLVIAVQSKISFGNFLIGILPAMLLGVVANSLILICMYWRLLSIPKDEEDAAIEVVAEDDLNSHRFSPATMSHFTSSSTQEWKSTMEAINVQSPPNINRNMGHVETIRNRLTPCETDIHNVHSDMVESARNSNASKEVANDASSQKREETTTSHNVASVERLRGALSVQSSEGKEDLTMRWRRMWKSCVYLVTIGMLIALLMGLNMSWTAITAALALVVLDFKDARPCLAKVSYLLLIFFCGMFITVDGFNKTGIPSTLWDLMEPYAQIDRFSYLEEEWQHLQL; from the exons ATGGCCTTGGCTACTTCTGTGAATGTGGTTCTAGGCTCCCTTGCTTTTGCAATATTCTGGGTTTTGGCAGTTTTCCCTGCAGTTCCTTTTCTACCTATTGGGAGGACTGCAGGGTCCCTCCTGGGGGCCATGCTAATGGTTATATTCCGAATCATAACTCCAAATCAAGCATATGCAGCAATTGATCTCCCAATAATTGGTCTCCTCTTTGGGACAATGCTTGTCAGTGTCTATCTCGAAAGGGCTGATATGTTCAAGTACTTGGGAAAGTTGCTCTCATGGAAGAGTAAAGGAGCAAAGGACTTAGTTTTCCGAATATGCCTGATTTCTGCCATTTCAAGTGCGCTTTTCACCAATGATACCTCCTGCGTAGTTTTGACCgagtttgttttgaaaattgcgAGGCAACATAATCTCCCAcctcttcctttccttcttGCTCTGGCATCTAGTGCGAATATTGGGTCTTCAGCAACTCCAATTGGCAACCCCCAAAACTTGGTTATAGCTGTTCAGAGTAAGATATCTTTCGGTAATTTTCTAATCGGCATTCTCCCTGCGATGCTCTTGGGAGTTGTTGCCAACAGTCTGATTCTTATATGCATGTACTGGAGGTTGCTATCTATtccaaaagatgaagaagatgcgGCTATAGAAGTTGTTGCTGAGGATGACCTAAATTCTCATCGCTTTTCACCAGCCACCATGTCACATTTTACATCCTCGAGTACTCAGGAATGGAAGTCTACAATGGAAGCTATAAATGTGCAAAGCCCTCCCAACATAAATAGGAACATGGGCCACGTTGAGACCATTAGAAACCGATTAACTCCCTGTGAGACTGATATCCACAATGTCCATAGTGATATGGTGGAGTCCGCAAGAAATTCAAATGCATCAAAAGAAGTGGCAAATGATGCGTCTTCTCAGAAAAGGGAAGAAACCACTACTTCACACAATGTTGCATCAGTGGAGAGACTAAGAGGCGCACTTTCTGTACAGTCTTCAGAAGGAAAGGAAGATTTGACCATGAGATGGAGAAGGATGTGGAAGTCATGCGTTTACCTTGTCACGATAGGGATGTTGATTGCTTTGCTTATGGGTCTGAATATGTCATGGACTGCAATTACTGCTGCACTTGCTCTCGTGGTTCTTGATTTCAAGGATGCTAGGCCATGCCTTGCAAAG GTCTCCTAtttgcttttaattttcttctgcGGAATGTTTATCACGGTTGATGGCTTCAACAAAACTGGCATCCCAAGTACTCTATGGGACTTAATGGAGCCCTATGCGCAAATTGATCGG